One region of Pseudomonas alvandae genomic DNA includes:
- a CDS encoding GAF domain-containing protein, whose product MIDLTNTGAGLEGYGLLSAQLQSLLADERDFIANAAQFSAFLFNQLDDLNWAGFYLNRNEELVLGPFQGQIACVRIPFGRGVCGAAAATLQTQRVEDVHAFPGHIACDSASNSELVVPLVKDGRLIGVLDLDSPKLARFTEDDQAGIEQLAAIFLRLTEC is encoded by the coding sequence ATGATCGATTTGACGAACACCGGCGCAGGTCTCGAAGGCTACGGACTGCTGTCGGCGCAGCTGCAATCGTTGCTGGCGGATGAGCGCGATTTCATCGCCAATGCGGCGCAGTTCTCAGCGTTCCTGTTCAATCAGCTGGACGACTTGAACTGGGCCGGTTTTTACCTTAATCGCAACGAAGAACTGGTGTTGGGCCCGTTCCAGGGGCAGATCGCCTGCGTACGGATTCCCTTCGGTCGCGGCGTGTGTGGTGCCGCCGCCGCGACGCTCCAGACCCAGCGCGTCGAAGATGTCCACGCCTTCCCCGGGCACATCGCCTGCGACAGCGCCTCGAACAGCGAATTGGTCGTGCCGCTGGTCAAGGACGGGCGGCTGATCGGCGTGCTCGACCTGGACAGTCCGAAACTGGCGCGTTTTACCGAGGATGACCAGGCCGGCATCGAGCAGTTGGCGGCGATATTCCTGCGTTTGACCGAGTGCTGA
- a CDS encoding ATP-binding protein, protein MDARLIAFLDRADAVLARIEPFLPAPRPAIDWTQTLAARWQRDGRSGFLLPLEVSLDMRLSDLIGVDRQVEQLGRNTRQFIDGMPANHALLWGSRGTGKSSLIRALLAEHAGHGLRLIEIERDHLADLPRVVEQVAQLPQRFVVFCDDLSFESGEGDYRVLKSVLDGSLEQAPDNVLLYATSNRRHLVPEKESDNENWKRVDGELHPSEAVEDKIALSDRFGLWLSFYPFTQEHFLDVVEHWIGTLAAKAGLAWQRDEALDIEAVRWATGRGNRNGRCAYQFARYWVGLKLLEHNA, encoded by the coding sequence GTGGACGCTCGATTAATTGCTTTTCTTGACCGCGCCGATGCGGTGCTGGCTCGCATAGAGCCGTTCTTGCCGGCGCCACGGCCCGCCATCGATTGGACGCAGACCCTGGCCGCGCGCTGGCAGCGTGACGGGCGCAGCGGTTTCCTGCTGCCGCTTGAAGTCAGTCTCGATATGCGGTTGTCGGACCTGATTGGCGTGGATCGCCAGGTTGAGCAGTTGGGCCGCAATACCCGGCAGTTCATCGACGGCATGCCAGCCAACCATGCGCTGCTGTGGGGATCGCGTGGCACGGGCAAGTCCTCCCTGATACGAGCCTTGCTGGCTGAACACGCCGGGCATGGCCTGCGGCTGATCGAGATCGAGCGTGATCACCTGGCCGATCTGCCCCGGGTGGTCGAACAGGTCGCCCAGTTGCCCCAGCGCTTCGTGGTGTTCTGCGACGATCTGTCGTTCGAGTCCGGTGAAGGCGATTATCGCGTCCTCAAGAGCGTATTGGACGGTTCCCTCGAACAGGCGCCGGATAACGTGCTGCTGTATGCGACGTCCAACCGGCGTCACCTGGTGCCTGAAAAGGAAAGCGACAACGAGAACTGGAAGCGGGTCGACGGCGAGCTTCACCCCAGCGAGGCCGTCGAAGACAAGATCGCCTTGTCCGACCGTTTCGGCTTGTGGTTGTCGTTCTATCCCTTTACCCAAGAGCATTTCCTCGACGTGGTAGAGCATTGGATCGGCACACTCGCCGCCAAGGCCGGGCTGGCCTGGCAACGTGACGAAGCGTTGGACATAGAGGCGGTCCGCTGGGCGACCGGGCGCGGCAACCGCAATGGACGGTGCGCCTATCAATTTGCCCGTTATTGGGTGGGCCTCAAGCTTCTGGAGCACAACGCATGA